The following nucleotide sequence is from uncultured Draconibacterium sp..
AGAAGTTACCGGTGGCGAACAACGTCTGATGGCCATTTTGGCCGACGATAAAATTCAGGAATACCTGAATGTAAAAGAAGGCCACCCGATTCTTCACATCAACCGCAAAATGGAAACCAGCCGCGAGGGCTTTTTTATCTACAGCCAGGTTTATTGCAACAGCGAGAAGTACGCTATTTTTGGAACGTTTTAATTCTACACTTAAATAAAATCCGCTACAGTACTATAGCTCAATCCATGTTTACCGGCGATAGTCCTTTATTCCCAACTCCAGATTTGCAACACCGGCATCCGAGAAAGTATCGGCAATAACCATTGCAGCGCCCAATGCACTTGAATTATCAATTTCTGATATCAGAACTTTTTTACCCGGAAAGCTCTTTTTCAGCAATTCAATAAAGATTGGATTTCGGGCAAAACCTCCTGAAACGTACAAAATTTCAGTTTTATCATTTTCAGGAACAACCAGCTTGATGCTTGTTACACAAAGTGCTGTCAGGTCAATCATCAACTTGGTGTAAGCTTCCTCGTAATTTGCAAAAACACTCAGGTCAACCGCCTTTAAACCTTCCTCAAAACTCCCCTTGCCATTGGAAAAATATACGGATGTGTCTCCGTACTTATTTGAAAGCTCGCGTACTAATTCCTGATTATTTTTAACAGTTTTAAATGAATCTCCGGGAACATCAAAATGTTTGGACAGTTTTTCAACCCAAACCTCGTGGAAATGCCCCATAAATAAACGAGACGATTTCACCTGCTCTTTATTGGGCGTCAGGAAGCACAAACAATCCTGTTCCAGCTCACCGGCCGTTAAAGGCTCCTCGTTGTATGGATTCATATTAATGCACCATGTTCCGGTAGAAACCAGAATAAACTTTGCGGGACTGGCTTTTAAGTAGGGCACCAGCGAAGCTGAACTATCGTGAATACCGGCTCCAACCTTCACCTCTTTTCCAGCCACTTCGGACGAAAAAACTACGTCGTTATTAATTGGTTCCGGCAAAGCAATTTCGTTATCCAATATCCACTGGTGATATTTCATCTGATCGAAATCCCACATAAAGGTATGGCACCCGATCGAGGTCGGCTCCGATACTATTTCGTTTGATAAAGTGTATGATAAATATTGCGGAAGATGCAACACAGATTTTACCTTTTCAAACAGTTGTGGTTTCTCTTGTTTTAACCACAATATTTGAATTCCGGAATTCAGCAACAATCCCAACGCCGGGCTGGCCGTATTTCGGCAAAACTCATTTTTTCCACCGTACTGATTAAAAAGACCCGCTGCAATCGTTTCAGGAATCTCCTTTAAATAGTTGTAAACCGGTGTCAGTCGTTGCCCTTTCTCATCCAAAAACATCAGCGATGCACCGTAAGTTGAAAAGTTTACTCCTTTCAAATCATACTCATTACCGGCAACAATTTCTTCCAGGCTTTTGCTTATCCAAGAAGTGATCAAATCAATGTCGTCACACTCAAATCCGTCATCGTCGCTTATAACCGGAAACTTTTCTTCGTGCTGTTTTACAATCTTAAAATTGCTGTCGAACAACAACACTTTTTTGTTGGTTTTTCCTATGTCGAAAACAGCGATTACTTCAGTCATTTTTTGAAGATAAAAATCCTCCCCTGCCTTATAAATAAGAAACAGAAAAGGATTGAAATTTGAAACTTAACTTATCTTTTTAAGAGCACGTCTTTTTCGTACTGCTGAATTTCACCTATATAATCCATACCGGTTGGAACACCCTCCTGCAAACAGTAGTAATCCCAAACAGCGCTGAATGGCATTGTTTTCAGTTCTTCCAACATGGCCAAACGCTCGAAGTTTTTACCGGCTTCTTCAATGGCTACCAAAGATTTTGTAGGCTCAAGAGCAGCAATAAGGAATGCTTTTTGAGCAGCGCGCGTACCGGTTACATACGCACCAATACGGTTGATAGATGCATCGAAAAAGTCTAACCCTATATTTACACGGTCAAGGAAATTGTTACGCATAATTTCTGAAGCGATCAACTGAACATCTTCGTTTAATGTAACAACATGATCAGAATCCCAACGTACGGGACGGGTAACATGCAGCAATATTTCATCAACAAACTGTAATACGGATGAAATTTTATCTCCTACCTGCTCGGTTGGATGAAAGTGTCCGTTATCCAAACAGATCAGTTTATCATTTTTAATGGCATATCCCAGGTAAAAATCGTGCGAACCAACCGTCATCGACTCCACACCAATACCAAATAATTTACTCTCAACCGCATCTTTCATGTACTCTTTTGGATACTCGGTTGCCATAGCTTCGTCAAGCGATTTTTTTAAATTAGCACGGTATCCATTACGATCAATCGGTGTATCTTTTGATCCGTCAGGAATCCAGGTATTATGCACACAAGGAGAACCCAGTTGTTTCCCTGCTTCGGCAGAAATAGCACGACAACGTTTTACGTGCTCCACCCAAAACCTGCGGTTTTCTTCGTTTTTACTCGACAAGGTAAAACCATCGGCAGCACGGTCGTGAGAAAAACAAGTGGCGTTAAAATCCATACCAATTCCCTGCGCTTTACACCAGTCTATCCAGCTTTGAAAATGTTTTACTTCAATCTCGTCGCGGTCAACTTTCTCTCCCTGAAAATCGCCATAAATAGCATGAAGGTTTAAACGTTGTTTACCGGGGAGCAAAGCCAATACCTTTTCCAGGTCGGTGCGCATTTGCTCAATAGTCGTTGCTTTTCCGGGATAGTTACCGGTCGCCTGAATGCCTCCTGAAAGTTCACCGTCGGCAGTTTCAAAACCACCAACATCATCCGTTTGCCAGCAGTGCAACGAAATATTTACATCTTTCATTTTTGCAATTGCAACATCGGTATCTACACCAATTGCAGCATATTGCTCTTTGGCTATTTCGTAAGCCTTTTTTATTAATTCACTCATCGTTCTTATTTTCTTGATTTTTTTATTCCAGGTAAAACACCTCTTCCAGCGTTACCGACACCGGCGAATTATCCTCATTCGTCTCCATTATATCTTTCATGAAAGCCCACCATTTTTGTACAATTTCGATTTGTCCAAAATCCTGCGAGCCACCATCACCACTCACTTTTTGAAAAGCAAATAAGGTGTTGGTTTCTTCATCTAAAAAAATGGAGTACTCACTCACTCCTGCCTCTTTTAGCAGCTGTTTCAATTCCGGCCATATTTCATGGTGCCGCTTTTTATATTCTTCTTTTTGACCTTCGTTGAGGTACATTTTAAATGCTATCCGTTTCATCTGTTTTTAATTTAGAATGAAGAAAATTCATGTTCGTTTCATTATCCTAAAGCATTTAATTCAGGGTATAACCATTTGGCAATTCCTATTACGATAACCGAAAGCAGAATGGTTCCAATTCCGATTAAAATCATATTGAAAGCTTTTCTTGAAACGCTTCTCCACTCTTTTCTGTAAAATCCCCACAAATTGGCAGTTAGAATAATGGTTGCCATGTGCAGTGTCCACGAACTGGCACCGTTACCGATTTTTGTTTCGCCCATTCCATAGAAAAAGAACTGAAGAAACCAGGTTGATCCGGCAAGTGCGCAAAACAGATAATTTTTAAGTAGCGGTGTTTTCTTATCGACAAAATCGCCACCGGTTTTATTTTTCAGAATCAGTACAACCGACCATATCAGGTTGGTTGTTAAGCCCCCCCAAATGATTACAAAGAAAATAATGTTGTTTTCGAAGAGGTATTTAAACCCACCCGCGGATTCACTAATAAAGGAATAGTTTTGCTCCACAGCCAACGACCGGGCAACTTCGGCCATTTCTTTCCCGGTATCGATTCCAAAACTAAAAAATGCGCTTAAAACACCGGATATAACAGCAATTATTAATCCTTTTACCAGCTTAAACTCTTTATTAACTCCATCTTTGTTTCCGGCCAGATCCTTATCCTTTATTATACCGGCACGTCCGCTAAGAATAATACCTACTACCAGAATAACAATACCCAGCAGCACAATTCTACCACCGGTACTACCAAAAAGGTCGGAGAAAGAAAGTCCTGCAGGAAGTAATTCGGCAACACCGGGAATATTACGTAAGATGGGTAAGCCCAGCGATCCGACTACAGAAGTAATTCCTAATAAAACAGAATTACCCAGCGACATGCCCAAGTAACGAATAGCCAATCCATAGGTTAGTCCGCCAATTCCCCATAGCAAACCCATTATAAACGTATTTCGGATTACGCTTCCCTCGGCTGACTGAAGAATTCCCTGCCAATCGGGGATTGTTAAAACAACGGCCAAATAAGGCATAATTAGCCACGAGAAAATACCACCCACAATCCAGTAGATTTCCCAACGCCATTTATTCACCCAGTTATAAGGCATGTACCAGCTTCCGGATGCCATACCGCCAAGCGAATGAAAAATAATTCCAAGTAGAGCTTGCATATTGATTAGTTTTATGGTTTAAATAAATTGATACATTTTAGTTCAATTAGAGAACCTAAAAATATTTCCATTTTTTAGTGAAAACAATACATAAATTGGCAAATTATTTATATTTTTTGACACTAATTCAATGAACGAGTATTTTAAATATCTTACAACAAGTGAAGAAGATATAAACTGGGGTTTATATTTAAAGGTTGCCGGATTTGCACAAATAAAAGCTAACGCCCAATACCCAACAAAAGAACATCCGTCGGAATACTATTTTGAATGGAAGAGCGGACGAAATCTTCATGAATTTCAGCTGAATTATATTACTGAAGGCGCAGGTATTTTTGAGAATAAACATGGTAGATTCCAGGTTAAACCAGGGAGCTTACTTGTTATTTTCCCCAATGAATGGCACCGCTACCGCCCCATAAAAAAAACTGGCTGGGTAGAAAACTATGTTGGTTTTAACGGACACATTGCCCACCAGCTTCTGAAACATCCTACATTTTCGACGCAACAACCGGTTATACAATGTGGTATACGCGAAGATATCATCGACACTTATTTAAAAATAAGTGATCTGGTTGAAAAAGAGCGACCGGGTTACCAGCAAATCGCATCAGGAATGGTGGTAAAACTGCTGGGATACATTATTTCCTTCGAGAAACGGAAAGGATTCTCGGGCAAACAAATTTCAACAGTAATTGAAGAGGTCCGTTTTTTAATGCGCCAAAATGCTGCACAGGAAATCAATCTGGAAGACCTGGCTCGCCAGCACAATGTTGGTTATTCGTATTTCCGGAAAATGTTTAAGAAATATACGGGTGTTTCGCCCGGCCAGTATCATTTACAGTTGCGAATAATTCGTGCTAAGGAACTGCTTATTTCAACTGATAAAAGTATTAAAGAAATCAGTCTTGAGCTTGGCTTTCAAACCATTCATTATTTCAGTTTAATCTTTAAAAAGAAAGTAGGTATGAATCCTTCTGAATTTCGCAAACGTCTGAATTGATTGGTTGAAAAGCGATTCAAAAACCGGATAATGTTGCTTCATCTGTATCCCTTTAAAAATCCGCAAATATTAATAGTCCTTCTTACGAACAGAACTAAGTTCACGCAGAAAATTGCGATTCAAAAAAAATCGGTTATTTTGTGTTTTTTAAAATATTTAAACATTGGCAGATAATTTTCATCTTAACGTTTCGGAGGTACTCGATCATATTTCTTTAGATTGTGTAATATTTGGGTTTCACGATAATGAATTAAAGGTTTTAATGCTGAAGTTAAAGCATACGAAAACCTATGGTTTGCCCGGAGGTTTTTTGAAGCACGAAGAAACACTTGAGCAGGCCGCCGAGAGAACCTTAAAAGAACGAACCGGGTTGGACAATATTTTTCTGAAACAGTTTAAGGTTTTTAGCGATCCATTGAGGGATAAACCGAAAAAAGACGATCCTGAATTTTTAAAAAACGAACCACCGGAAGTGGTGGCATTTTTTAATCAGCGTTTTATTTCAGTTGGATTTTATGCGTTGGTGGAGTTCTCGAAAGTAAATCCACAGCCCGATGCACTTTCGGAAGCCTGCGAATGGATCAACCCGTTTGCCGATGTAGAGATGTTTCTCGACCACAAAAACATCATCGACCAAGCGCTGAAGACTTTACGCATTCAATTGAATCAGCAACCTATTGGACTAAAATTATTGCCACGAAAATTTACCATGCCGCAACTGCAAAAGTTGTATGAAACCATTTTAGGGCGCGAACTCGACCGTAGAAATTTTCAACGCAAAATTTTATCGTATAAGATCCTGAACAAGTTAAATGAACGGAAAACCGGCGGAGCACATAAAGCGCCGTTTCTTTATGAATTCAAACGCGAGAGCTACAAAAAAGCGCTGGAGGATGGGTTGAGTGGTATTTGGTAAACAACGTTATTTTTGATAGGTTTTATACAAAATGTTTCCTGATGAATAAACGGAAAACCAACCACAATAAAACTAAAAAGAAAATAAAACCAATCGCGATAAATAAAGCTATCGACTGGTTTTCTGTTGCCTGATCAACCGCCTGAAATACCCAGTGCGTTGGAAAAATGCCAAATAAATGGACAAACTTTTCCGGAACAAAAAAAGCTGCAATCGGTATCAACACCAACATATTAAACGCTTTTACATACACCATTCCCTGCATGCGGTTTTGTACTACCGAATTAACAGCTAAAGCATAAACGGGAACCACCAGCGCCGCCAAAAACGAAATCAGCAATATGGACACCACCGACAACTCGCATATTGTTTGAACAAACAACAGAATCACGTTCAGAACAACCGTAAATAAATACGGAATCAGGAAACGGGAAACGATATACTCCTGCTTGCTTAGTGGTACAACACCATACACTTTAGCCACTTCCGACTCTTTTTCGTCGATCAAAACCATGGAATTTATAAAGCAAAATAGCTGTGTGTTTTCAATTACGCCAACTACCAAAAACAAGGAAACATACGGCACAAGAAAAGCGTATTTCTCAAGCAGCGGAGGCACGGCCCAAATTATTAGCGCAAACAGAATTACAGGTAACACTAAAAATGATTTCAGCGATGAGTCACGAAAAATCAACTTAAAATCAGTAAAAGCAAGTTTAAATATCTTCTTCATCTCCATTGCTTTATTGATGAACTATTTTACTTGAAAATCGCCGAAATGCCAGCCAGTAAAAAAGTGGGATAAAAACCACAATCGAACTTATAGCATAAACAAAATTAATTGAAGTGCCGCTAATCGAATAATCAATTAGCTCAACGCTTCCCTGAATGGGGAGAATATATTTCACCACGCCCAACTCCAAAACTCCGAGATATTGAATGAGTGGCAGATTTACAAATACAAGGAACATGGGAATGGAAGTCATCGTAAACTTTAGGATCTCATCTGAAAAAGTAAGCATGTATAATCCCAGCAATGCTGAAAGAACAGAAATAGCAAGCGAGCCAATTGCAAACAGCGCAATATTAAAATCGAATCCTTTTACCGAAAATGCCAGTCCCAGTGAACAAACCACCCCGATGAGAGAAATGGAAACAACTTTCGAAATCAGCAAATGATGCAGGTTGAAGGGCGTTACAAATATTGCCTGCAAAATCTGATGTTTAAGCTCGATATAAATGGCCAATGCAATAAAAAAGTAACCAATTACCGACGGATCATTCAAAACAAGTGCTACCACCAATTTATCCAAACCGTTAATATCGCGCAGAAAATACAGCACGAGGCCGTATATCAACGTAACCGCGAAACTGACCGCGATAATGCTATTCTTTTGCAGCAAAACAAACTGCCATTTTAGTTGTGAGCCAAAACTATTCATGATCAAGCGATTTTCCGGTTACACGTATAAAAACCTCCTCCAAAGTAGCTTCAAGCGTACGAATACGCTTTACCTTATCCTGTTTTATAAAGTCCAGAAATTCCGGATTTACACCCAGATTATTCAGCGGAAATTCTTCCGACTCACCACTTTTCAAATCAACTTTAACAGCTTCTTTACCGTAACTGCTTTTCAGGTTGCGCGGAGTGTCAGTGAGCACGAGTTTTCCATCTACGATAAACGATACGCGGTCGCAGATACCATCGGCCGTTTCCATGCTGTGAGTGGTTACAAAAATGGTTTTTCCACGGTTTTTCAGATCCAGAATGTGCTGTTTTATTTTGTGTGCATTTACCGGATCGAGGCCGGTTGTTGGCTCATCAAAAAACAAAATATCAGGATCGTGCTGAATGGCGCGAATAAAATTCAGGCGCATTTTCATTCCTTTCGAATAAGTCTCTACCGGTTTATCCATGGCATCAAGCAGGTCAACCATTTCAAAAAGTTCGGAACTGGTTTTTTGTTTACCATCCGGGTAAAAAGCAGCAAACAACTCCAGGTTTTCCTTCCCCGTTAATTTTAGGTAATGGTTGGGCAACTCAAAACCAACACCAATCCGCTCGAAATACGAATTGTTCCACTCCGAAAGGTTTTTACCATCAATTTTTACCTGTCCTTTGTAGCCTTCCAGAATTTTGTACAACACTTTCTGTGCGGTACTTTTCCCGGCTCCTGAAGGCCCGAGAAAACCAAATATCTCACCTTTTGTAATCGAAAAGTCAAGACCTTTTAATGTCGGGCCATCATTTCCGGGGTATTGAAACACCAAATTTTCAACCTGTATCATTCGTTTAGTTTTTGTTAAAAGCCGGCTTGGCCAGTTTTATATAATCAGCTACTACCTGCATCAATTCGTTCATTTTCCCAAAATAAACCGGCTGTTGCTTTTCTATACTAACTTTTGGATTGATTACGCCCATCACTTCCAGCTGCTCCTGAATACTGATGCCCAGTTTATACAAAAAGAATCCTTGTGTTTTTACCGGAATATCAGAACGAAACAAGCCCTTTTGCACCTCATATTCCGCCATCTTTTCAAACCCTGTCACAACCTGCGATAGCAATTCGTTGTACAAATGTTTGATGGAAGGTGAATTGAGGTTTTGTGTCAGGTTATGCAAAAAATGACTTTGCAAGGGATTTTCATCATCGAACTGAAATCCATATACATATAAATCAGAAAAATAAGTCCAGAAATCAGAGTAATCCTCTCTTTTTAATGAGGCTGTGTACCGAGACTTTACCGCCACCGATTCACCTACCAAATACATAAACAAATCAAGTTTATCGTTGAAATACTGGTAAATACTGCCTTTGGCAATTCCCAGCTGTTTCACCACCATCGAGATAGAAGCTTCGTCGTAGGTCTTTACAGCAAACTCTCTCAAAAAAGCATCTGTGATCTGCTTTTTCTTTTCTTCTTTTAGTTTTATGAATGTTTCTTTTGGCATAATTATGACTACCTGGTCACAAATGTAAAAATAAACATGACTACCCGGTCAGAAACAGTATAAAATGAATCCATGTTTTACAACAACCTTATGTCATAAACACACAGGTAAAGCCCCTGAAACAATTTCAGGTTAACGACAGAACAAACACAAAAAATAGTATTAACAACAGTTGAACCCAATTCAACCCATTTATCAAGCTGCAATACAGGCAATTAACATCTATACGTAAAGGTTTTAGGATTGAAGTTTTTGTATCACCGCATCTTTATAACTGCGGCTTACCGGAATTTGCTTCTTACCGATTTCGATTATCTCTGAAGTGAATGAGTTGATAGCATTAACGGCCACTATAAATGAGCGATGCACGCGCAGAAAATCCTGCTGAGGCAATTTGGCTTCGATGCTTGAAATGGTTTCGCGGGTTACAACTGTTTTATCAACCAGGTGTATCTTAATATAATCGGCAAGACTTTCGATGAAGAGGATCTCCGGGAAATTTATTTTTATCATTTTCCGGTCGGAGCGCACAAATACCGATTCGCTTTTCTCGGGCTCAATCCGTGCCGGCTCGTCAAAATCCACTTGCTGATTCTCGCTCAGGTATTTATTAATACTTTGCATCAGGCGACCAAACGAAATGGGTTTCAGCAAATAATCCACCGCTTGCAAATCAAAACCATCAACAGCATACTCGCGATAGGCAGTGGTAAAAATCACTTTTACCGAATTATTAATGGATTTGGCGAATGATAAACCCGAAATCTCCGGCATATTTATATCGAGAAAAACCAAATCGATAGGCTGACTACTGATTACATTAAATGCCTCGATAGCATTTTTACATAACGCAACCACTTCAACGGTTTCGATCTTCCGGAGATGGCTCTCCAGAATTTCGCGTGCCATGGGCTCGTCATCGACTATAATACATCGTATTTTACTCATCTTCCCGTTCTGATTGTTTTGTTTTTGTCAGGTCGCAAATTACAAGTTTTGCGTTGTACCAGTTCTCCTTTATTTCGTTTGTAAGCTCATAATTATTAGGGTAATTTAAATCCAGTCGTTTCCGGATATTCAACAGCCCAAGCCCGCCATTTTTATATTCGTTATCCTCTTGAATAAATGAATTTCCTATCACAAATTCCAGGCAATCATTGACAACCCGAACTTCAATTTTTATCCTCAAAAATCCATCCACTAAGTTACCATGTTTAAAGGCATTTTCAACAAAAGGGATTAACAACATGGGCGCCACCTGAATTTCATCATTAATTTCAGATGCACTAAAATCAACTTTCAACGTATCCTGAAAACGCACTTTTTCCAATTCAATGTATTCCTGAATATGAAGCACTTCCTCTTTTAAACTTACCAGTGGTTTATTTACCTGGTACAAAATATAATCCAGCAAATTCGAAAGTTTCAGGATAATATCGGGCGTTTGTTTCGACTGCTTCAGGGCAAAACCATATATTGTATTTAAGGTATTAAATAGAAAATGCGGATGGATCTGGCGTTTTAAATAGTGCAACTCCTGCTCTTTTAACTGAAGTTGCGTTTCCAGAATTTTGTTCTGTAACTCTTTGTTTGCAGTAGCTGTTTTAAAGCTCTGATTTAGAATGCTCACAAAACTAATTACGCCAACAACAATTATAACCAGCAGCAGAACAAAAAAGAAATTCTTGCTCATTGGCGGCATCTCATTCAGGTTAAATTTGAGCACAAGAATAAGACAGGTATAAATAAGCAAGGAAATAACGTAGGAAATATACACGATTGTATAAAAGCTGTATAGGGCAAACTTCCAGTAACGTTTAGCCAGCAGATACCGCGGAATAAGACGGTAATTCACAAAATAAGTAACGCCAATGGTTAGCGGCAACAACCCACTTGAAAACCACAGCGCATAATCTACCTTATCAGAATTGTAGCTAAAAAAATAGAAAAAGAAAAACCAAACCGCCACCCAAAACAGGGCATGGAAAAGGATCGTTTTAAAGTTTATTTTTTTCAAAAGGTTCATTAATACAATACTACTGATTTTTCATGAACCGGCATTTTTTTAGCGACGAATTGCGGGTTTTATTCGCTTTGTTGCATTTATAATATTTCATTTTCGGTTTATAAACGTAATTTTGAAAAAACACGTACAGAATCGTCCATCTGTCGCAATAAATTAAATACAATCAATTTCCGACTTACATTTGATTAGTATTTATTTAAAAACAAAAATTATGAATGGATTAATAAGCAAACTTAACGATGGCGGCCCTGCTTTTACCTACATTATTGTACTTACATTTTTGGTACTAATCGCGCTTTTTGTACGTGGGATTTTAAGTAAAGGCGACAAGTACAAAACCATTGAACTGATGAAATCGATAAGCTGGTTTGCCGTAGCCTGGGGATTTTTGGGGCGTACTTTCGGACTGATAATGATCTTCGATAAAGTTCAGGCCATGGGCGATGTAGCACCAAGTGTTTTTGCCGATGGATTAAAAATAGCATTGGTTGCTCCTTTGTGCGGAATTCTTGTTTTTGCGTTAACACGATTAGGAATTGTTGTACTTATCGGTATTCAGAAAAACTTTAAACCCAAGGAACAACTATAGACCTGGGCATTACTCAATTGCTTACACGAAGTTAGCGAGTTGAAACAATTGCAAAAAATCTGCCCCCGAACATTAATTAGCGTTTAACAAGAATTTAAAAAAACATATGAAAAACGGACGAAGAATAGCCGTCGCAATTCTACTCACTATTTGTTTTCAACTATTGGTACATGCTCAGCCAAACTCAAACATCCAGTTCCTCAAAAAGGTAGGTGTACCTGACAGTATTTACTCCAATGTATTAGACGAATCGAGGGAGATTTATATTCAAATCCCCGAAAGTTATAATCCTGAGAAAAACCAGAAATACCCCGTTGTTTTTATTTTAGATGGAGAAGTATTTCTTCCAACAGTTAGTGATGTTCACGACTATTATAGTGGAGGTTTTATGCCCGAGATGGTTCTTGTAGGAATATCAAATGCAAATAACAGGATCAGAGACTTAACCACATCAAGCATAGAAACTAAATATGGAATGCCCTTTAACGAAAAAAACGGCGAGGCACATAACTTCATCACTTTCATTGAAAATGAACTTATTCCATATATTGAAAAAAAGTATCCTGTGACAAACTACAGAACGTTAATCGGACATTCGTACGGAGGTTTGTTTTCCATTTATACGCTACTGCATTACCCTCATTTATTTGCCAACTACCTGGCTATTGATCCCAGTCTTGATTGGGACGACCAAAAGTTGGTAAAAGAAACAGAA
It contains:
- a CDS encoding histidine kinase, giving the protein MKKINFKTILFHALFWVAVWFFFFYFFSYNSDKVDYALWFSSGLLPLTIGVTYFVNYRLIPRYLLAKRYWKFALYSFYTIVYISYVISLLIYTCLILVLKFNLNEMPPMSKNFFFVLLLVIIVVGVISFVSILNQSFKTATANKELQNKILETQLQLKEQELHYLKRQIHPHFLFNTLNTIYGFALKQSKQTPDIILKLSNLLDYILYQVNKPLVSLKEEVLHIQEYIELEKVRFQDTLKVDFSASEINDEIQVAPMLLIPFVENAFKHGNLVDGFLRIKIEVRVVNDCLEFVIGNSFIQEDNEYKNGGLGLLNIRKRLDLNYPNNYELTNEIKENWYNAKLVICDLTKTKQSEREDE
- a CDS encoding MotA/TolQ/ExbB proton channel family protein, with amino-acid sequence MNGLISKLNDGGPAFTYIIVLTFLVLIALFVRGILSKGDKYKTIELMKSISWFAVAWGFLGRTFGLIMIFDKVQAMGDVAPSVFADGLKIALVAPLCGILVFALTRLGIVVLIGIQKNFKPKEQL